The Crocosphaera subtropica ATCC 51142 genome includes a window with the following:
- a CDS encoding endonuclease/exonuclease/phosphatase family protein, which yields MSVFINEFHYDNSGTDSGEFIELVGLLGLDLTGWSLILYNGATGVPYNTIDLSGQTFTNPRNGFGFVTIPFPTNGIQNGSPDGIALIDNSGNVVQFLSYEGSFTAVSGPAEGLTTTDIGVLESSDTRVGASLQLIGIGSQAEEFTWTVQTDDTPGEINSHQTFVNAKSTVVLNEIYASHTGTDDTEFIELFGIPQTSLDGLSLIVVEGDSGLEGTIDRRIDFDATHVIGDNSFFLIGNPIGLGTNYGVTPDLEISDNFLENSSQTFALVETSSLSGTTVTGSEAVLDAVALRDGDIGDTFFFGTPVIGPDGSFFPAGARRVNDGVDTDQASDWVISDFFLGSANTPTSATTGGSVANVIINEIDSDTPGTDSVEFIELYDGGVGNTSLDGLVVVLYNGNGDVSYNAIDLDGQTTNPEGFFVIGSAMVPNVDLVAFTTNSLQNGADAVALYAGDASDFPSGTPVTSSNLIDAIAYGTNDADDAELLNGLGQTIQFNENSGPNGDDNDSLSRVPDATGSFIAQTPTPGSVNESSTPPPAEMTFIYEIQGTSHTSTLEGTTVTTTGIVTAVDNNGFYLQDPAGDGDIATSDGIFVFTNGAPGVMVGDELEVTGTVSEFVPGGVSTGNLSTTQISGPTISTLSQGNALPVATVIGTGGRIPPSTHIDDDAFTSFDPVNDGIDFFESLEGMLVTAEDLVAVSGTNRFGEIFAVTNQGSNTTGISQRGTLNISSDDFNPEKIQIDTDFDVSGFDNPEVNTGDSLGDVTGVISYDFGNFQIVPTVNFTGNIQSAGLTPETTTINNTVDNLTIATYNVLNLDPNDNDGDTDVADGRFDTIAQQIINNLNSPDIIGLQEIQDNSGSVDDGTVSADQTLQRLVDAIVDAGGPQYEFIDNTFITNNQSGGQPGGNIRTAYLYDPNQVSVASVQPIGSQVSGEPFNGARLPLAVDFEFQGEIVTVINNHFSSKGGSAPIFGVEQDFAARQEDITVNGSLNERREQAQAVNDFVDGVLSNDPNGNVVVLGDLNEFEFVSPLPILEGTLESTNNGQETITGGDAVLSNLVNNIAEDERYSFIFQGNSQQLDHILVSDSLFNNAEIDIVNINSEFAATESLASDHDPVLASFTFETPPNIIEGTRRSDFLLGTHHNDRITGFERRDIIISGGGEDTIVYTGLKDGRDILIDFQVGKDTIDLSQLLDEIEFEGIDPIAEGYLGFVSRGIGTLVTVDSDGFSEEAKSKKLLFVLGVETTELNNLGNFII from the coding sequence ATGAGTGTATTTATCAATGAATTTCACTATGATAATAGTGGAACAGACAGTGGCGAATTTATTGAATTAGTCGGTTTACTCGGTTTGGATCTCACAGGTTGGAGCCTAATTTTATACAATGGTGCAACGGGGGTTCCCTACAATACGATTGATTTATCGGGACAAACCTTTACCAATCCTCGTAACGGGTTTGGATTTGTTACTATCCCCTTTCCCACTAACGGTATTCAAAACGGTTCCCCTGATGGCATTGCCTTAATTGATAATAGCGGTAATGTTGTTCAATTTTTGAGCTATGAAGGCAGTTTTACCGCCGTGTCTGGTCCAGCAGAAGGGTTAACTACCACTGATATTGGTGTCCTAGAATCCAGCGATACTCGTGTCGGTGCGTCCTTGCAACTCATCGGAATCGGTAGTCAAGCAGAGGAGTTCACCTGGACAGTGCAAACTGACGATACCCCTGGTGAGATTAATAGTCATCAAACCTTTGTCAATGCCAAGTCTACAGTCGTTCTCAATGAAATATATGCCAGTCACACAGGAACCGACGATACCGAATTTATCGAACTGTTTGGCATTCCTCAAACCTCTCTCGATGGCTTGAGTTTAATTGTTGTTGAAGGGGACAGTGGACTAGAAGGAACCATTGACCGTCGCATTGATTTTGATGCTACCCATGTCATCGGCGATAACAGCTTTTTTTTGATTGGAAATCCCATCGGTTTAGGAACTAACTATGGCGTTACCCCTGATCTTGAGATTAGTGATAACTTTCTGGAAAATAGTAGTCAAACCTTTGCCCTAGTGGAAACCAGCAGTTTGTCTGGGACTACAGTGACAGGGAGTGAGGCAGTTCTTGATGCCGTTGCACTAAGGGATGGGGATATCGGGGATACCTTTTTCTTTGGGACTCCAGTGATTGGACCAGATGGTTCCTTTTTCCCGGCCGGCGCTAGACGGGTGAACGATGGCGTAGATACAGATCAAGCCAGTGATTGGGTAATCAGCGATTTCTTTTTAGGGTCAGCTAACACCCCAACCTCAGCAACCACAGGGGGTTCTGTGGCCAATGTAATCATTAATGAAATTGATAGCGATACCCCTGGAACCGATTCTGTTGAATTTATCGAACTCTATGACGGTGGCGTGGGTAATACCTCCCTGGATGGTTTAGTGGTGGTCTTGTACAACGGGAACGGCGATGTATCTTACAATGCCATCGATCTTGACGGTCAAACCACTAACCCTGAAGGATTTTTTGTCATTGGCAGTGCTATGGTGCCGAATGTTGATTTAGTGGCCTTTACCACCAATAGTCTGCAAAATGGAGCGGATGCGGTTGCTTTATACGCAGGGGATGCTTCAGACTTCCCTAGTGGAACCCCCGTCACCTCAAGTAATTTAATCGATGCGATCGCCTATGGCACCAACGATGCTGATGACGCAGAGTTACTCAATGGTTTAGGACAAACTATCCAATTTAACGAAAACTCAGGGCCCAATGGAGACGATAACGACTCCCTCAGTCGGGTTCCCGATGCAACAGGGTCTTTTATTGCTCAAACCCCAACCCCCGGCAGTGTTAACGAGTCTTCTACGCCTCCCCCTGCTGAAATGACGTTTATCTACGAGATTCAAGGAACCAGTCACACTTCTACTTTAGAAGGGACGACCGTTACCACCACAGGGATTGTTACCGCAGTGGATAATAACGGATTTTATCTACAAGATCCCGCAGGAGATGGTGACATAGCTACCTCAGATGGGATTTTCGTCTTTACCAATGGCGCACCGGGGGTTATGGTCGGAGATGAATTAGAAGTGACGGGAACGGTTTCAGAATTTGTTCCTGGTGGTGTTAGCACCGGTAACCTATCCACCACTCAAATTAGTGGTCCGACTATTTCTACCCTTTCTCAAGGGAATGCGCTTCCTGTAGCCACTGTAATCGGTACTGGTGGACGAATTCCACCCTCTACTCATATCGATGATGATGCCTTTACATCTTTTGATCCGGTTAATGATGGCATTGACTTTTTCGAGTCCTTAGAAGGGATGTTAGTCACCGCAGAGGATTTAGTCGCTGTGTCAGGGACTAATCGTTTTGGGGAAATTTTCGCAGTTACTAACCAAGGCAGCAACACCACCGGAATTAGTCAACGAGGAACCCTGAATATTAGTTCTGATGATTTCAACCCCGAAAAAATCCAAATTGACACCGATTTTGATGTGTCTGGTTTTGATAATCCAGAAGTGAATACGGGAGACAGTTTAGGGGATGTGACTGGGGTGATTAGTTACGACTTTGGTAATTTCCAAATTGTGCCAACTGTTAACTTTACTGGGAATATTCAATCTGCCGGGTTAACTCCAGAAACCACCACGATTAACAATACAGTGGATAACCTAACCATTGCTACCTACAATGTATTGAACCTTGATCCCAACGATAACGACGGAGATACGGACGTAGCGGATGGCCGCTTTGATACCATTGCTCAACAAATTATCAATAATCTCAACAGTCCCGATATTATTGGTTTACAGGAAATCCAAGATAACAGTGGTTCCGTTGACGATGGAACTGTTTCGGCTGATCAAACGCTGCAACGGTTGGTAGATGCTATCGTTGATGCTGGTGGTCCTCAATACGAATTTATCGATAACACCTTTATCACCAATAATCAAAGTGGGGGTCAACCTGGGGGTAATATTCGTACTGCTTATCTTTATGATCCTAATCAAGTGAGCGTTGCTTCGGTGCAACCCATTGGCTCACAAGTATCTGGGGAACCCTTCAACGGCGCACGTTTACCCTTAGCGGTTGACTTTGAATTTCAGGGGGAAATTGTCACCGTTATTAATAACCATTTTTCCTCAAAAGGGGGTAGCGCACCCATTTTCGGAGTTGAACAAGATTTTGCTGCTCGTCAAGAAGATATCACGGTTAATGGTTCTCTGAATGAACGTAGAGAACAAGCACAAGCAGTCAACGATTTTGTTGACGGGGTTTTGAGTAACGATCCCAATGGAAATGTTGTGGTGTTAGGAGACTTAAACGAGTTTGAGTTCGTTTCACCCTTACCAATTTTAGAAGGAACCCTAGAAAGTACCAACAATGGCCAGGAGACGATCACAGGTGGTGATGCGGTTTTAAGCAACTTGGTCAATAATATTGCTGAAGATGAGCGATATAGCTTTATTTTCCAAGGAAACTCTCAACAACTGGATCATATTTTAGTCAGTGATAGTTTATTCAATAATGCTGAGATTGATATTGTGAATATCAATTCTGAATTTGCAGCAACAGAGTCCCTTGCAAGCGATCATGATCCAGTGTTGGCTAGTTTTACTTTTGAAACCCCTCCTAATATCATTGAAGGAACCCGTAGGAGCGATTTTCTTCTAGGAACTCACCATAATGATAGAATCACAGGTTTTGAACGTCGGGATATTATTATTAGTGGTGGTGGCGAAGATACTATCGTCTACACTGGTTTAAAAGATGGTAGAGACATCTTGATTGATTTTCAAGTCGGTAAAGACACAATTGATCTGAGTCAACTTTTAGATGAGATTGAATTTGAAGGGATTGATCCGATCGCAGAAGGTTATCTGGGTTTTGTTTCTCGTGGTATAGGTACTCTTGTGACCGTTGATTCTGATGGGTTTTCAGAGGAAGCTAAATCGAAAAAACTCCTTTTTGTTTTAGGAGTTGAAACCACTGAATTGAATAATTTAGGTAACTTTATTATCTAA
- the gorA gene encoding glutathione-disulfide reductase has translation MSYDFDLFVIGGGSGGIATARRAAEYGAKVGLAEYDRLGGTCVNRGCIPKKLMVYTSHFPAQFQESQGYGWSPVKSTLDWSKMITAVNQETERLNGIYQRMLDKSNVQVYRDYGKLLDPHTIEVGNTKVTADKILIAVGGHPVRPNIPGIENTIISDDMFTLTEQPKRLVIWGGGYIGVEFACIMRGLGSDVIQIIRRDKILNGFDEDIRTTIQESMEHHGIQILKNCTITSIEKTSQGLKIAVQGDQNNEMVLADTIGLAATGRKPSLDNLGLENAGVEVKKEAIAVDKYSCTSQENIYAVGDCTDQINLTPVAINEGRAFADTHFGGKSRTMSYENVPSAVFSTPEAATVGLTEAEAKEQYGEDAIKVYRSKFRPMYYVLPGKDEKTLMKLVVHQETEKVLGAHMVGNYAAEIIQGVAIAVKMGAKKSDFDATVGIHPTSAEEFVTMR, from the coding sequence ATGAGTTATGATTTTGATTTATTCGTCATTGGTGGCGGTTCAGGAGGGATTGCTACTGCTAGACGGGCCGCAGAATATGGGGCAAAAGTGGGTTTAGCAGAATATGATCGCTTAGGAGGAACCTGTGTTAATCGAGGCTGTATTCCTAAGAAATTAATGGTTTATACGTCTCATTTTCCAGCGCAGTTTCAGGAGTCTCAAGGCTATGGTTGGAGTCCAGTTAAAAGTACCTTAGATTGGTCAAAAATGATCACCGCCGTTAATCAAGAAACGGAACGTCTTAATGGTATTTATCAACGGATGTTAGATAAATCAAATGTCCAAGTTTATCGAGACTATGGAAAATTACTTGATCCCCACACCATAGAAGTAGGAAATACTAAAGTTACTGCCGATAAAATTTTAATTGCAGTGGGTGGACATCCGGTTAGACCTAACATTCCAGGGATTGAAAATACGATTATTTCTGATGATATGTTTACCCTAACCGAACAACCAAAACGGCTGGTAATCTGGGGAGGCGGTTATATTGGGGTAGAATTTGCCTGTATTATGCGTGGGTTAGGATCGGATGTTATTCAAATTATTCGTCGGGATAAAATTCTCAACGGCTTTGATGAAGACATCAGAACCACCATTCAAGAATCAATGGAACATCATGGTATCCAAATCCTCAAAAATTGTACCATTACCTCCATTGAAAAAACATCCCAAGGGTTAAAAATTGCCGTTCAAGGGGACCAAAATAACGAAATGGTCTTAGCGGATACTATCGGGTTAGCAGCTACCGGACGTAAACCCAGTTTAGATAATTTAGGGTTAGAAAATGCCGGGGTTGAAGTTAAAAAAGAGGCGATCGCTGTTGATAAATATAGCTGTACCTCTCAAGAAAATATTTATGCAGTGGGAGACTGTACGGATCAAATTAATTTAACCCCTGTGGCCATTAATGAAGGACGGGCCTTTGCTGATACCCATTTTGGCGGAAAATCTCGCACCATGAGTTATGAGAATGTTCCGTCTGCTGTCTTTAGTACCCCTGAAGCAGCTACGGTGGGTTTAACCGAAGCAGAAGCGAAAGAACAGTATGGAGAAGACGCTATCAAAGTTTATCGCAGTAAATTCCGTCCTATGTACTACGTTTTACCAGGAAAAGACGAAAAAACCCTGATGAAATTAGTGGTGCATCAAGAAACGGAAAAAGTCTTAGGGGCCCATATGGTAGGCAACTACGCTGCTGAAATTATTCAAGGAGTGGCGATCGCTGTGAAAATGGGAGCGAAAAAATCTGATTTTGACGCAACCGTTGGGATTCATCCCACTTCGGCAGAAGAGTTTGTTACCATGCGTTAA
- the tkt gene encoding transketolase, producing MVAATQSLEELCINSIRFLAVDAVEKAKSGHPGLPMGAAPMAYVLWDKFMRFNPKNPKWFNRDRFILSAGHGCMLQYALLYLTGYDSVTIEDIKQFRQWGSKTPGHPENFETEGVEVTTGPLGQGIANGVGLALAEAHLAATFNKPDATIVDHYTYVILGDGCNMEGVASEACSAAGHWGLGKLIALYDDNHISIDGSTDVAFTEDVSKRFEAYGWHVLHVENGNTDLDGIAKAIEEAKKVTDKPSMIKVTTTIGYGSPNKQNTAGVHGAALGPDEVALTRHNLGWDHEPFVVPQDVLSHMNKAIERGANYEEEWNKAFETYKAKYPAEAAEFERYLSGQLREGWEKELPTFTPDDAANATRKHSAAILNKLAPVIPELIGGSADLTHSNLTELKVSGDFQKGQYGNRNVHFGVREHGMGAICNGMALHGSGLIPYGATFLIFTDYMRASIRLSALSQAGVIWVMTHDSIGQGEDGPTHQPVEVLASLRAIPNLTVIRPADGNECSGAYKIAIEKAKQNAPTLMAFTRQNVPNLPGTSIEGVTKGAYTIVDCDGTPDIILIGTGSEVSLCVTAAEKLTAEGKKVRVVSMPSWELFEAQDEAYKESVLPKAVTKRVSVEAGVSFGWAKYVGTEGDTVSIDTFGASAPGATCMEKFGFSVDNVLAKAKAVLG from the coding sequence ATGGTCGCTGCCACCCAGTCACTCGAAGAACTTTGTATTAATTCTATTCGTTTTTTAGCAGTTGATGCTGTAGAAAAAGCAAAATCAGGACACCCAGGACTGCCCATGGGTGCGGCTCCGATGGCTTATGTCCTGTGGGATAAGTTTATGCGGTTCAATCCCAAGAATCCCAAATGGTTTAACCGCGATCGCTTCATTTTATCGGCGGGTCATGGCTGTATGTTACAGTATGCCCTACTCTATTTGACCGGTTACGATAGTGTCACCATTGAAGACATTAAACAATTCCGTCAATGGGGATCGAAAACTCCCGGACACCCAGAAAACTTTGAAACCGAAGGGGTCGAAGTGACCACTGGACCCCTAGGACAAGGGATCGCCAACGGTGTGGGATTAGCTTTAGCAGAAGCCCATTTAGCAGCTACCTTCAACAAACCTGATGCAACCATTGTGGATCATTACACCTATGTCATCCTAGGGGATGGTTGCAATATGGAAGGGGTAGCCAGTGAAGCTTGTTCGGCTGCTGGTCACTGGGGGTTAGGCAAACTCATCGCCCTTTATGACGATAACCACATCTCTATTGATGGTTCTACCGATGTAGCCTTTACCGAAGATGTATCCAAACGCTTTGAAGCTTACGGTTGGCACGTTCTCCATGTCGAAAATGGTAACACCGATTTAGATGGCATTGCCAAGGCGATCGAAGAAGCCAAAAAAGTCACCGATAAGCCTTCGATGATCAAAGTTACCACCACCATCGGGTATGGTTCCCCCAACAAACAAAACACCGCCGGGGTTCACGGGGCTGCTTTAGGTCCGGATGAAGTTGCCTTAACTCGTCATAACTTAGGTTGGGATCATGAACCTTTTGTTGTCCCTCAAGATGTGCTAAGCCACATGAATAAAGCCATCGAACGGGGGGCAAACTATGAAGAGGAATGGAATAAAGCCTTTGAAACTTACAAGGCTAAATATCCCGCAGAAGCAGCTGAGTTTGAACGCTATTTAAGTGGCCAACTGCGTGAGGGTTGGGAAAAAGAACTACCCACCTTTACCCCCGATGATGCAGCCAATGCTACCCGTAAACATTCTGCTGCTATCCTCAATAAACTAGCTCCTGTGATTCCTGAATTAATCGGCGGATCGGCTGATTTAACCCACTCTAACTTAACGGAATTAAAGGTTTCCGGTGATTTCCAAAAAGGACAGTATGGTAACCGTAACGTTCACTTTGGAGTTAGAGAACATGGAATGGGGGCTATCTGTAACGGAATGGCCTTACATGGTTCGGGTTTAATTCCTTATGGTGCGACCTTCCTGATCTTTACTGATTATATGCGGGCTTCTATCCGTTTATCGGCCTTATCTCAAGCTGGAGTGATCTGGGTGATGACTCACGACTCCATCGGACAAGGGGAAGATGGTCCGACTCACCAACCCGTGGAAGTGTTGGCTTCTTTACGAGCTATTCCTAATTTAACCGTTATTCGTCCTGCGGATGGTAATGAGTGTTCTGGAGCTTATAAAATAGCTATTGAGAAGGCTAAGCAAAATGCCCCTACTTTGATGGCTTTCACTCGTCAGAATGTACCTAACCTCCCCGGAACTTCTATCGAAGGAGTAACTAAGGGAGCTTATACTATTGTCGACTGTGACGGAACCCCTGACATCATCCTCATTGGAACCGGTTCAGAAGTGAGTCTTTGTGTCACGGCTGCTGAAAAATTAACCGCCGAAGGTAAGAAAGTTCGGGTGGTTTCTATGCCTTCTTGGGAGCTATTTGAAGCGCAAGACGAAGCTTATAAAGAATCTGTTCTTCCTAAAGCTGTCACGAAACGGGTATCCGTTGAAGCCGGTGTTAGCTTTGGTTGGGCCAAATATGTCGGAACCGAAGGTGATACCGTCAGTATTGATACTTTTGGGGCTTCTGCTCCGGGTGCAACCTGCATGGAAAAATTTGGCTTTAGTGTAGACAATGTTTTAGCGAAAGCAAAAGCTGTTTTAGGATAA
- a CDS encoding ABC transporter substrate-binding protein produces MDKTLKIILASLSTIGTIAVIVVLWELAFKPLLISDKKPISNPTPTISPSPTSSPSPSNPSLSGIPLEERFSSGDRRLFTNRNNPSAEKGIAAFQARNYEEADQHFSEAVKTAPNDPEVQIYLNNAQARKAGNPFTLAAVVPVDQKPTNAEEMLRGVAQAQTQFNQQGLNARLLEIVIVNDSNDPNYAQQVAKKIVNNKDILGVIGHNSSSATAEGLKEYETAEIAMISPTSTSTSLSGNVFFRTLPSDAKAGQFLARYAIQNNMSQVAVFYTSTSNYSQSLKDAFVKGFELLGTTTVIDMSLPNFNPKNTVEALETQVDGFVLFPDTDNKIINLALQVADANTRLSNPKPLLGGDALYNPATLKLSQGGVTGLVLAVPWFAKNSYPYTNLAAKRWGGRVSWRTATSYDATKAFTKALSENATRNSVLTNLQQTNLSSNETSGEPIQFLKSGDRNTDPLLVRVISNSNNFAEYDFEIIKD; encoded by the coding sequence ATGGATAAGACCTTAAAAATAATCTTGGCTAGTTTAAGTACCATTGGGACAATAGCCGTTATTGTTGTCCTTTGGGAATTGGCATTTAAACCTCTTCTCATTAGTGATAAAAAGCCGATTTCTAATCCAACCCCTACTATTAGCCCTTCCCCCACATCAAGCCCCTCTCCTAGCAATCCTAGTTTATCAGGAATTCCCTTAGAAGAGCGGTTCAGTAGTGGCGATCGCCGTTTATTTACTAATCGAAATAACCCTAGTGCAGAGAAAGGAATAGCAGCTTTTCAAGCCCGAAACTATGAGGAAGCTGATCAGCATTTTAGTGAAGCTGTTAAGACTGCGCCTAACGATCCAGAAGTTCAAATTTATCTTAATAATGCACAGGCCAGAAAAGCAGGAAACCCTTTTACGTTAGCTGCTGTGGTGCCGGTTGATCAAAAACCCACTAACGCAGAGGAAATGTTACGGGGGGTGGCACAGGCTCAAACTCAATTTAATCAACAAGGGTTAAATGCTAGACTATTAGAAATTGTGATTGTTAATGATAGTAATGATCCTAATTATGCTCAACAAGTGGCTAAAAAAATTGTCAATAATAAGGACATTTTAGGTGTAATTGGCCATAATTCTAGTAGTGCCACGGCCGAGGGGTTAAAAGAATATGAAACAGCAGAAATAGCTATGATTTCTCCCACTAGCACCAGCACCAGTTTATCCGGTAATGTCTTTTTTAGAACCCTTCCATCGGATGCCAAAGCAGGACAATTTTTAGCACGATATGCCATTCAAAATAATATGAGTCAAGTGGCTGTTTTTTATACGTCTACAAGCAATTATAGTCAAAGTCTTAAAGACGCTTTTGTTAAAGGGTTTGAACTATTGGGAACCACAACGGTGATAGATATGAGCCTTCCTAATTTTAATCCCAAAAATACAGTGGAAGCTTTAGAAACTCAAGTAGATGGGTTTGTTTTATTTCCTGATACTGACAATAAAATTATTAACCTTGCTTTACAGGTTGCTGATGCTAATACTCGGTTATCAAACCCCAAACCATTATTAGGAGGGGATGCTCTATATAATCCTGCAACCTTAAAATTAAGTCAAGGCGGTGTAACGGGTTTAGTATTAGCAGTTCCCTGGTTTGCTAAGAATAGTTATCCTTACACAAATTTAGCAGCTAAACGATGGGGAGGACGAGTCAGTTGGCGCACAGCCACCAGTTATGATGCTACTAAAGCGTTTACTAAAGCATTGTCTGAAAATGCTACCAGAAATAGTGTTTTAACTAATTTACAACAAACGAATTTATCTTCTAATGAAACATCAGGAGAACCCATACAATTTCTTAAAAGTGGCGATCGCAATACTGATCCTTTATTAGTTCGAGTCATTTCTAACAGTAATAATTTTGCTGAGTATGATTTTGAAATTATCAAAGATTAA